The Desulfovibrio sp. TomC genome includes a window with the following:
- the trbG gene encoding P-type conjugative transfer protein TrbG — MRREIAILACLLCLHGQTALAQDGRDKVTLAQARKTVDVPLERQLPEDGAGVADLPGPPPPMPDYISDKPVKLTAKERKALELAEDWAAKSVTPSRDGNGRVLYVHGASLPTVIASPFQVCDVELQPGETLNEVVVGDSARWLVDVSKSGSGEAESVHLLIKPVDAGLETSAVVTTNRRVYHLRLVSQRSGHTPYIGFTYQEDHVRHFKEQAAKDAKEKLWRTAVVGGQDMDLSKLHFGYGLKGRAAWKPTQVYDDGRQTFIRLPDSTATGEMPILLVRKASGNVLVNYRVKERTMVMDGLFDRVLLIVGVGSDQEKIEITREKS, encoded by the coding sequence AGGTCACCCTGGCCCAGGCGCGAAAGACCGTGGATGTGCCGCTTGAACGACAACTTCCGGAAGACGGCGCGGGTGTTGCGGACCTGCCGGGTCCGCCTCCACCCATGCCCGATTACATTAGCGACAAGCCGGTTAAGCTCACGGCCAAGGAACGCAAGGCCTTGGAGCTGGCCGAAGACTGGGCGGCCAAGTCCGTGACCCCAAGCCGCGACGGCAATGGCCGGGTGCTTTACGTGCATGGGGCGAGCCTGCCGACGGTCATCGCCTCGCCGTTTCAGGTCTGCGACGTGGAATTGCAGCCGGGCGAAACGCTCAACGAGGTCGTGGTCGGCGACTCGGCCCGCTGGCTGGTGGATGTGAGTAAGTCCGGCTCGGGCGAGGCCGAATCCGTCCATCTGCTCATCAAGCCGGTGGATGCAGGGCTGGAAACCTCCGCCGTGGTCACCACTAACCGCCGGGTCTATCACCTGCGTCTGGTTTCCCAGCGTTCCGGCCATACGCCCTACATCGGCTTCACCTACCAGGAAGATCATGTCCGCCATTTCAAGGAGCAGGCGGCCAAGGACGCCAAGGAGAAGCTCTGGCGAACGGCCGTAGTCGGCGGCCAGGACATGGACCTCAGCAAACTCCACTTCGGTTACGGCCTCAAGGGTCGGGCCGCCTGGAAGCCGACCCAGGTTTACGACGACGGCCGCCAGACCTTCATCCGCCTTCCTGATTCCACGGCTACCGGGGAAATGCCGATCCTGCTGGTGCGGAAAGCCTCGGGCAACGTGCTGGTCAACTACCGGGTGAAGGAACGGACCATGGTCATGGACGGCCTCTTCGACCGGGTTCTTCTCATTGTCGGCGTCGGCAGCGATCAGGAGAAAATCGAAATCACACGGGAGAAAAGCTGA